In Streptomyces sp. NBC_01231, the sequence TGAGCTGGTCGTAGGCGGGGCGGCGGACACTGCGCAGGATGCCGATGGGGGTGGGGTGCCTGAGCCGGGAGAGGGCGAAGGCAGCGGTGGGATCGGGATCCTCGACGTCGTGGACGATCTCCTCGGCGTCCGGGGTGAGCCGGTAGGGCCTGCCGTGTTCCAGACGCAGCAGAGCGCCGTCGCGGGTGGCGGGGTCCTTGAGGGCGTCGAAAGCGCCGTCGTTGAAGATGTTGCAGTTCTGGTAGATCTCGACCAGGGCCGTGCCCTGGTGGGCGGCGGCCTCGCGCAGGACGTCCGTCAGATGCTTGCGGTCGGAGTCGATGGTGCGGGCGACGAAGGAGGCCTCCGCACCGATGGCCAGTGAGAGCGGGCGGAACGGCTCGTCCAGGGAGCCCATCGGGGTCGACCGGGTGATCTTGCCCTGTTCGCTGGTGGGCGAGTACTGGCCCTTGGTGAGGCCGTAGATCTCGTTGTTGAACAGCAGGATCTTGAGGTTGACGTTGCGGCGCAGGGCGTGGGTGAGGTGGTTGCCGCCGATGGACAGCGCGTCGCCGTCGCCGGTGACCACCCACACTGACAGGTCGGGGCGGGCACAGGCCAAGCCGGTGGCGATGGCCGGGGCGCGGCCGTGGACGGAGTGCATGCCGTACGTGTTCATGTAGTACGGGAAGCGGGAGGAGCAGCCGATACCCGAGACGAAGACGATGTTCTCGCGCGCGACGCCCAGCTCCGGCATGAAGCCCTGGACTGCGGCGAGGATCGCGTAGTCGCCGCAGCCGGGGCACCAGCGCACCTCCTGGTCGGACTTGAAGTCCTTCGGGGTGAGGGCGAGGTCAGTGGGCACCGGTGGCCTCCAGGTTCTCCTCGATCACGGTGGCCAGCTGTGCGGCCTTGAACGGCATGCCGGAGACCTGGGTGTGGGAGCGGACGTCCACCAGGAACCGCGCGCGCAGCAGCAGCGCGAGGTGACCGAGGTTCATCTCCGGCACCAGGACCCGGTCGTACCGGCGCAGCACCGCACCGAGGTTGGCGGGGAAGGGGTTGAGGTGCCGCAGGTGCGCGGTCGCGACCCTGCCGCCGGCGGCGCGCACCTCGGACACCGCGGCGGTGATCGGGCCGTACGTCGAGCCCCAGCCCAGCACCAGCAGCCGGGCGTCCACCGACGGGTCGTCGACCTCCAGGTCCGGTACGGCGATGCCGTCCACCTTGGCCTGGCGCAGCCGCACCATGCGGTCGTGGTTGGCGGGGTCGTAGGAGATGTTGCCCGTGCCGTCCTGTTTCTCGATGCCTCCGATGCGGTGCTCCAGACCCGGGGTGCCCGGCACCGCCCAGGGGCGGGCCAGGGTCTCGGGGTCGCGCAGGTACGGCCAGAAGGAGCCGTCGGGCCGGTTCGGAGCGGTGGCGAACTCCACCCGCAGGTCCGGCAGTTCGGCCACGTCGGGGGTGCGCCAGGGCTCGGAGCCGTTGGCCAGGTAGCCGTCGGACAGCAGGAACACCGGAGTGCGGTACGTCAGGGCGATGCGGGCCGCGTCCAGAGCGGCCGTGAAGCAGTCGGCCGGAGTGGCCGGGGCGAGGACCGGGACCGGGGCCTCGCCGTTGCGGCCGAACATCGCCTGGAGCAGGTCGGCCTGCTCAGTTTTGGTGGGCAGTCCGGTGGACGGTCCGCCGCGCTGGATGTCGACCACCAGGAGCGGGAGTTCCAGGGAGACCGCGAGGCCGATGGTCTCCGACTTCAGGGCCACGCCCGGACCGGAGGTGGTGGTCACGCCCAGCGCGCCGCCGAAGGCCGCGCCCAGGGCCGCGCCGATGCCGGCGATCTCGTCCTCGGCCTGGAAGGTGCGCACCCCGAAGTTCTTGTGCTTGCTCAGCTCGTGCAGGATGTCGCTGGCCGGGGTGATCGGGTACGAGCCCAGGAACAGCGACAGGCCCGCGCGTTCGGCGGCCGCCACCAGCCCCAGGGACAGGGCCAGGTTTCCGGAGATGTTGCGATGGCGGCCCGGCGCGAAGGCCCGCTCGGCCGGCGCCACCTCGTAGGAGACGGCGAACGCCTCGGTGGTCTCGCCGTAGTTCCATCCCGCCCGGAAGGCGGTCACGTTGGCTTCTGCAAGCTCCGGCCGCCGGGCGAACTTGGTGTGCAGGAACCTTTCGGTGCCCTCGGTGGGCCGGTGGTACATCCAGGACAACAGGCCCAGGGCAAACATGTTCTTCGCCCGCTCCGCGTCCTTGCGGGTGAGCCCCGAGTCCTTCAGCGCCTCCACGGTCAGCGTGGTCAGCGCCACCGGATGCACCCGGTACGCCTCCAGTGTGCCGTCGTCCAGCGGGTTGGCGCTCCAGCCCACCTTTGCCAGGGCGCGCCGGGAGAACTCGTCCGTGTCGACGATGATCTCCGCACCGCGCGGCAGGTCCGCCAGGTTCGCCCTGAGCGCAGCCGGATTCATCGCCACCAGGATGTCCGGCGCGTCACCGGGGGTGAGGATGTCGTGGTCGGCGAAGTGCAGTTGGAAGGACGACACCCCGGGCAGAGTGCCGGCGGGCGCCCGGATCTCGGCGGGGAAGTTCGGAAGCGTCGACAGGTCGTTGCCGAAGCCCGCTGTCTCCGCCGTGAACCGGTCGCCCGTCAGCTGCATTCCGTCGCCCGAGTCGCCGGCGAACCGGATCACGACCCGGTCGAGCTGCTTCACCGTGGGCGGCGTACTCACTCGCCCACCACCTTCACGGTCACCTGCTCGGCGGAGGGGTCAGCCTCTTCGTGAGGCATCTGCTCGGCAAGCTTCAAGGCCTCCTCGATCAGTGTCTCGACGATTTTCGACTCGGGGACGGTCCTGATGACCTCGCCCTTGACGAAGATCTGGCCCTTGCCGTTGCCGGAAGCGACGCCGAGGTCGGCCTCGCGGGCCTCGCCAGGGCCGTTGACGACGCAGCCCATCACGGCGACGCGCAGCGGCACTTCCATGCCGTCCAGGCCGGCCGAGACCTCGTCGGCCAGCTTGTAGACGTCTACCTGGGCGCGGCCGCAGGAGGGGCAGGAGACGATCTCCAGGCGCCGTTGCCTGAGGCCCAGCGACTCCAGGATCTGGATGCCGACCTTGACCTCCTCGGCGGGTGGGGCACTCAGTGACACGCGGATGGTGTCGCCGATGCCCTCGCTGAGCAGCGCGCCGAACGCGACCGCCGACTTGATCGTGCCCTGGAACGCCGGGCCCGCCTCCGTGACCCCGAGATGCAGGGGGTAGTCGCTCTTCTCCGCGAGCAGCCGGTAGGCGTTGACCATCACCACCGGGTCGTTGTGCTTGACGGAGATCTTGATGTCACGGAAGCCGTGCTCCTCGAAGAGGGACGCCTCCCACAACGCCGATTCGACCAGGGCCTCCGGGGTGGCCTTGCCGTACTTCTGCAGCAGCCGCCTGTCCAGGGAACCGGCGTTGACGCCGATGCGGATCGGCGTGCCGTGATCCTTCGCGGCCCGCGCGATCTCCTTGACCTGGTCGTCGAACTGCTTGATGTTGCCCGGGTTGACCCGGACCGCCGCGCACCCGGCCTCGATCGCGGCAAACACGTACTTGGGCTGGAAGTGGATGTCCGCGATCACCGGGATCTGCGACTTCTTGGCGATCGTGGCCAGGGCGTCCGCGTCGTCCTGAGTCGGGCAGGCCACCCGCACGATCTGGCAGCCGGACGCGGTCAGTTCGGCGATCTGCTGCAGCGTGGCGCCGATGTCCGATGTACGGGTGGTGGTCATGGACTGGACGGACACCGGGGCGTCCCCGCCCACCGGCACGGGTCCTACGTCGATTTGACGGCTGGTACGTCGTTGGGCCAGCCTCGGCGGCACCGTCGGCACTCCGAGTGCGACAGGCATGACAGTTTCCCCCAGCATGTCGGCCGGTCCGGGAGGACCGGGTGTGGCTGATGACTGTTTGTCGTTGATGACTGTTTGCCGTTGTTGGCTCGGGAGGAATGACCGCCCGGTTCTCCGGTGACGCTCCGACTCCGTCACCGGGCGGTGGTGGTCGACGCCGACGGCGACGGCGAGACGCCAAGCTCGTCTGCGACCTCGCTCACCAGTTCCACGCCCTCGACGAACGGATCACGAACAACGATCGGGAGATCCGCGAGGCCTTTCAGACCGACGACCTGTCCGGCTACCGTGACGCCGGCCGCCACGGTGTGAGCTACCACCGGCCCAAACGCTGCAACCGGCGCCTGCGGTGACACCATCATTGAGATTCCTCCTTGAAGTCCTCAGTGTCCGCCGAGGGCCAGGGAGGGAGTGGCCTCCTGCCGGGCTTCGTACCGTCCGGCAGGCAAGGATTCCAGCAGCGCCTGGGCGAGGTGACGGGCTGTGAGGCCGCTTGCCTCCAACAGATCGGACCGTGAGCCATGGTTCAGGAAGTGCTGCGGGACGCCGAAGGTGCGGACCGGCAGCGTGGCTTCGGCATCGCTCAGCGCCTGGGCGACACGTGCCCCGACGCCGCCGACCCGGCCGTTGTCCTCGACCGTGGCGACCAGCTGGTGGTCAAGGGCGAGCCCCATCAGTTCGGATGCGACCGGCTTGATCCAGCGGGGGTCCACGACGGTGACGCCGACGCCCTGCGCGGCCAGCAGGTCGGCCACCTCCAGACAGGTGGCGGCCATGACGCCGACGGAGACCAGGAGGACGTCCGGCCGCTCGCCGCGGCGCAGGATGTCGATTCCGGCGAAGACGTCTACGGCGGGAATGTCGTCTC encodes:
- a CDS encoding 2-oxoacid:ferredoxin oxidoreductase subunit beta; this translates as MPTDLALTPKDFKSDQEVRWCPGCGDYAILAAVQGFMPELGVARENIVFVSGIGCSSRFPYYMNTYGMHSVHGRAPAIATGLACARPDLSVWVVTGDGDALSIGGNHLTHALRRNVNLKILLFNNEIYGLTKGQYSPTSEQGKITRSTPMGSLDEPFRPLSLAIGAEASFVARTIDSDRKHLTDVLREAAAHQGTALVEIYQNCNIFNDGAFDALKDPATRDGALLRLEHGRPYRLTPDAEEIVHDVEDPDPTAAFALSRLRHPTPIGILRSVRRPAYDQLMNQQISRAAAERGPGDLAALLTGTDTWTVGD
- a CDS encoding 2-oxoacid:acceptor oxidoreductase subunit alpha, producing the protein MSTPPTVKQLDRVVIRFAGDSGDGMQLTGDRFTAETAGFGNDLSTLPNFPAEIRAPAGTLPGVSSFQLHFADHDILTPGDAPDILVAMNPAALRANLADLPRGAEIIVDTDEFSRRALAKVGWSANPLDDGTLEAYRVHPVALTTLTVEALKDSGLTRKDAERAKNMFALGLLSWMYHRPTEGTERFLHTKFARRPELAEANVTAFRAGWNYGETTEAFAVSYEVAPAERAFAPGRHRNISGNLALSLGLVAAAERAGLSLFLGSYPITPASDILHELSKHKNFGVRTFQAEDEIAGIGAALGAAFGGALGVTTTSGPGVALKSETIGLAVSLELPLLVVDIQRGGPSTGLPTKTEQADLLQAMFGRNGEAPVPVLAPATPADCFTAALDAARIALTYRTPVFLLSDGYLANGSEPWRTPDVAELPDLRVEFATAPNRPDGSFWPYLRDPETLARPWAVPGTPGLEHRIGGIEKQDGTGNISYDPANHDRMVRLRQAKVDGIAVPDLEVDDPSVDARLLVLGWGSTYGPITAAVSEVRAAGGRVATAHLRHLNPFPANLGAVLRRYDRVLVPEMNLGHLALLLRARFLVDVRSHTQVSGMPFKAAQLATVIEENLEATGAH
- the ispG gene encoding flavodoxin-dependent (E)-4-hydroxy-3-methylbut-2-enyl-diphosphate synthase, whose translation is MLGETVMPVALGVPTVPPRLAQRRTSRQIDVGPVPVGGDAPVSVQSMTTTRTSDIGATLQQIAELTASGCQIVRVACPTQDDADALATIAKKSQIPVIADIHFQPKYVFAAIEAGCAAVRVNPGNIKQFDDQVKEIARAAKDHGTPIRIGVNAGSLDRRLLQKYGKATPEALVESALWEASLFEEHGFRDIKISVKHNDPVVMVNAYRLLAEKSDYPLHLGVTEAGPAFQGTIKSAVAFGALLSEGIGDTIRVSLSAPPAEEVKVGIQILESLGLRQRRLEIVSCPSCGRAQVDVYKLADEVSAGLDGMEVPLRVAVMGCVVNGPGEAREADLGVASGNGKGQIFVKGEVIRTVPESKIVETLIEEALKLAEQMPHEEADPSAEQVTVKVVGE